The genomic region GACCAGTGTGGCCACGGATCGCACGGGGAACACGGGTCGTCCTCCAACGCGGATCGGACGCTGCGGCTGCCGTATCAGCGCTGGACGGCCTGCGTGGACGTCGCCGGCTCCTTCTTCAGGTGCTTGTTCAGGAACGCTTCCATCCGCGCCCACAGCGGCAGCCAGCGCTTGTAGAGCAGCGTCTCGTGCGTGTCGTCGGGCTGCACCATGATCTCGTGCGGCACGTTGTGCGCGCGCAGCAGATTGACGAGGCCGACCGTCTGCGCGAAGTTCACGTTGCGATCGTCGTCGCCGTGGATCAGGAATACCGGCGACTTCCAGTTCGCGATCTCCGAGATCGCGGATGACCGATACGCCAGGTTCTCGGGATCGAGGTTGTTGCCGTACAGGTGCACGCCGGCCATGTCGACGCCGGCGACGAAGATGTCGGAGTTGCGCGCGAGCGCCTGCGCGGTGAGCAGTCCGCCGTACGACAATCCCCAGATTCCGACCCGCTTCGGATCGACGTCGGCACGGCTCTGCAGGTACCTGCCGGCGGCCAGCACGTCCTGGTACTCGGAATTGCCTCGCGCGTTGGTGTTCGGCGCGGTTCGGAACGAACGCCCGTAGCCGATGCCGCCGCGATAGTTCACCGACAGCACGACGTAGCCCTGGCTCGCGAGCCACTGGTTCACGCCGTAAAAGAGGTGGTAGACCTCCATGTAGTGATAGCCGAGCAGCATCTGGCGCACGGGACCGCCGTGCACGAAGACGATCGCCGGCCGCTTCTCGCCGGGACGGAGGTCCTTCGGCAGGAACAACTGATTGTGGAACTGCAGCCCGTCCGGCGCGTTGATCACGACGTCCTGCGGCATGACGTGCGCGTCGGTGGGGAACTCCCTCGTCAGGGTCGGGTAGATCGCCTTCTGCGCCGAACTGTCGAGAGCGGAGGCGGAGGGAGCAGGAGCGGGGAAGATGGCGACCGACTGCGGACGGTTGTAGGCCGCCGTCAGCGCGGCGAGGTATCTGCCCGAGGGCAACAGCAGCGGCGTGTGCTCGATCCCGTCGCCGCGCGTGACCTGCTCGGGGGTGCCGCCCGCAACCGGCACGCGCCACAGATGCCGCCGCTCGCTGTCGGTGGCGTTCGTCCCGTAATACAGGAAGCGTCCGTCGCCCGAGAAGCTGTAGGTTTCGATCTGACCGTCCTGCGGCGTCAGACTGATCGGCGCCGCCACGGCCGCCTCGGATCCATCCGCGGCGCCGAACAGCTTCGGCTTCGCGACCGGGCCGGTGTTCTCGGCCTCACCCCCGCGTTCGGGGACGGCAATCGCGTAGAACCGGGTCCACTCCTCCGGCTCGAGCTGGAACACGACGTGGTTGCCGCGCCAGGTGATCGCGTTGATGCCGGTGAAGACGCGATCGTCCTTGGCGTTGTGCCAGAACTCGCGGGCGTCGCCGGACTTCACGTCGGCGACCCAGAACGCCGTGTCATAGCCGCCCGGAAAGAACGCGTTGGTCAGCCCCGGGCGCTGCGGTTGCGGCTGGCCCTCCGGCGCTTCGCCGCCGCGGCCGCCGCGCCCTTGCCCGCCGCCGCCACCGCCCCGGCCGCCGCCGCGTCCCTGGGCCGCGGCATTGAAAGCGGGCCCTGGAGGATTGCCGAGTCCGCCGACGCCGCTCTGCGACTGCTGCGCGAAGGGTGTGCCGGGACGCCGGATGAACGCGATCCGCGTGCTGTCGGCCGACCACGTCGGGCTCGTGTCGCGATCGACGTTCGGCGACATGTAGGTCACCTTCCTGGTCGCCGTGTCGAAGACCGCGATGTAGCTGTGATCGGTGCGGGCGCTCACGAACGCGATCTTGCGGCTGTCCGGCGACCAGACCGGATTGGCGTTGATGCCCCAGATCCGGATGTAGGGCTTCAGCCCCTTGTCGATCTCGCTCGTGCGCGGCGCCGCCTGGGCGGTCGGCACACGATAGATCTGACCGTCTTTCGCGTACGCCACGTAGCGGCCGTCCGGCGAGATCGCGCCTCCCTGGCCCGCGGCGAGACGCCACGCCGCGCCGCCGGTCGTGCTCGCCGCCCAGATCGCGCGCTCGACGCCGGCGGGGTCCGCTTCGGGGCTGGCCACCCAGCCCTCGCGGTTGGCGGTGTGTCCGCGCGTGAAGCTGACGATCGTCCCGTCGTCCGACATCGACAACTGCGTGGTGTCGACGCCGTCGTCTTTCATGAACGAGGTGACGCGCACGGCGCGGAACCCGGGCGCCGACGCGGTGAACACGTTGCGCAGCCCCTTGTCGTTCGCGATCCAGGCGATGCGGTCGGCCCGTTTCGCCGCCACCAGTTCGAGCGGATAGCCCGCGCTCATGAACTGCGCCATGGTGGGGACGTGCAGCCCCTTCACGGCCGGCGCACCGCCCGCCAGCGGCCGTCCCGCCGACACGGTCAACACGGCGAGCAACACGATCAGCGTTCGCTTCATGGTCTTCATGGCATCCTCGACATCCGCACGATGATCACCGGCGGGGTCAGCGCCTGCTTCTCGACGGGCTGCTGCTGAATCCTGCGGACGACGTCCATGCCCTTGACGACCCGGCCGAACGCGCCGGCCCCCTGGGCGTCATCGAAGCGCTTGCCGCCGAAATCGAGCGACGGCTGCTCGTCCAGGCAGATGAAGAAATCCGATCGCGCGCTGTCGGCAGCCGGCGTGCGCGCCATCGACACGGTGCCGACCACGTGCTTCAGCCCGGTGACGCTGGTGCGCTCGAGCGGGATCGGCGGGAAGCCGTCGCGGCGCCGCTCCGGATTGATGCCGCCCTGGATGATCTCCATCGCCGGCTTGTCGGGCGGCGCCGGCGTGTAATTGTCCGGCCGCGTCGCGCGGTGGAAGCGGCCGCCGTCGTAGAACCCGCCGTCGACGTATTTGAGGAAGTTGCCGGCGGTGATCGGCGCGCGCCTGGTGTCGACCGCGATCTCGATGCGGCCGAGCGTGGTCTCGATGCGGACGAGGACCTCGCCGGGACTCGGATCCTGGGCGGACGCGGCCGCCGCGAGCAGCGCGGCGATGACCAGAGATCGCACGGCCCAGAAGATACTCCATCCTGTGGCAGAATACGCGCCCATGAATCGAACTTTCGTTCTCGGCCTCGCCGTCGTCGCGGCGGCCGCCACCATCGGTGCCCAGTCGCAGCCGCGCATCACGGCGGAGATGCTGAAAGGGATGCCGCTCCGCACGACCGGACCGGACATCACCACCGGCCGCATCTCGGACATCGACATCGACCCGCGGAATCCGAACGTCTGGTACGTCGCCGCCAGCTCCGGCGGCCTGTTCAAGACCGAGAATCGCGGCAACACCTTCACGCCGATCTTCGACGACGGCGGCTCCTTCTCGCTGGGCGCGGTGAAAGTCGATCCGAAAGACTCCAGCGTGGTCTGGCTGGGGACGGGCGAGAACAACAACCAGCGCAGCGTCGCGTTCGGCGACGGCCTCTACAAGTCGACCGACGCCGGGAAGACATGGAAGCGGATGGGGCTGGAGAATTCCGAGCACATCCAGAACATCCTGATCGACCCGCGCAACTCGAACACCGTCTACGTCACCGCCATCGGCCCCCTGTGGCGGCCCGGCGGCGATCGCGGTCTCTTCAAGACGACCGACGGCGGCGCGACGTGGAAGAACATCCTGCCGGGGACCGAGAACAGCGGCGCCACCGACATCGTAATGGATCCGCGCAGGCCGGACACCATTTACGTGGCGATGCTGCAGCGGCGCCGTGCCGTCGGCCAGTTGATCGGCGGCGGCCCGGACAGCGGGATCTACAAGTCGACGGACGGCGGCGCGAAGTTCACCAGGCTGACCAAGGGACTGCCGACCGTCGAGATGGGGCGCGTCGGCCTCGGCATCCATCCGAAGAATCCGAACACGGTGTACGCGCTCGTCACCGCGCAGCGCGGACAGGGCGGCTTCTTCCGCTCCGATGACGCCGGCGCGAGCTGGACGCGGATCGGCCGCAACGTCAGCGCCGGCCGCGGCGCCGGCGGCGGAGAAGGAGCGGCGCCGCCGCCGTCGGCCCCGTGCGCACCGATCGGCGCGGCACCGGCGACGCCGGCGCCGGCCCAGCCGTCCACCGAGGAAGGGGCGCCGCAGGGGCGCGGCGGCCGCGGCGGACCCGGCGACGACTGCTTCCGCGGCGGCGACCCGGGCTACTACAACGAGATCTTCGTCGACCCGGAGAACGGCGACACGATCTACTCGACCTGGACCAACATCTCGCGAAGCACCGACGGCGGCAGGACGTGGCGGACGGTGGCGCTGCCCGGCGTGCACGTCGATCACCACGAAGTGGTGTGGGATCCCTCCGATCACCGTCACATGATCATCGGCAACGACGGCGGCGTCTACGAGACCTACGACGACGGCAAGAGCTGGCGGCAGTTCACGAACCTGCCGCTGTCGCAGTTCTACCGGATCTCGACCGACAACGCGCGGCCGTTCTACAACGTCTGCGGCGGCGCCCAGGACAACGGCACCGTCTGCGGGCCGTCGCGCACGCTGAACCGCGCCGGGATCCGCACCAGCGATTGGTACAACGTCGGCGGCGGCGACGGCTTCCAGGCGCGCGTCGATCCCGAGGATGCCACGATCGTCTACGCGCAGTCCCAGAACGGCAGCCTGCAGCGGCTCGACCTGAAGACCGGCGTCAGCGTCCCGATCGCGCCGCGGTCGAACAATACCGTGGTCCCGGGCGAGGCGCCGGCGCCGCCCCCGCCGGCGGCGGCGGGGCAGGGACGCGGCGGCGCCGGCGGTGGCCGCGGCGGCCAGGGCGTGGGCCGCTGGAACTGGGACGCCCCGACGATCATCAGTCCGCACGCGTCGCGCCGGCTGTATTTCGCCGGGCATCGCCTCTACCGCAGCGACAACCGCGGCGACTCGTGGACCGTCGTCAGCGGCGATCTCACGCGCAATCTCGATCGCGCCAAGATCCCGATCATGGGCAAGATCTGGCCGGCCGATTCCGTCGCCTACATGGAAGCGACGACGACGCTCAGCACGCTGACGGCGCTCGACGAATCACCGCTGCTCGAAGGGTTGCTCTATACCGGAAGCGACGACGGGCTGATCCATGTGTCCGAGGATGGCGGCGCTGCCTGGCGCAAGGTCGACTCCTCCGCGCTGACGTCCGCCGGCGTGCCCGAGTTCACCTACGTCACCGACGTGTTCGCGTCGCCGCGCGACGTCAACACGGTGTTCGCCACGCTGAACGACTGGAACCGCGGCAACTTCAAGCCGTACGTCGTGAAGAGCACGGACCGCGGCCGCACGTGGACCTCGGTGTCGGGCGATCTGCCCGAGCGTTCGGGGGCATGGTCGGTGGTGCAGGACTGGATCAACCCGAACGTGATGTTCGCGGGCATGGAGTTCGGGCTCTACGCGACCGTGGACGGCGGCCAGCACTGGGTCAGGATGAGCGGCGTCCCGACCATCCAGGTGCGCGACGTCACGATCCAGAAGCGCGAAGGGGACGTCGTCGCCGGCACCTTCGGCCGCGGCGTCTTCATCCTGGACGACTACGGCGCGCTGCGCGAGATGACGCCGCAGACGCTCGGCGAGCGCGCCCGGCTGTATCCGCTGCGCGACGCCTACCAGTACAACGAGCTGGGTCAGTACGAAGCATCCTGGGGGAACACGACGTACCCGAATCCGCCGTACGGCGCGGTGCTGACCTACAGCATCGGCCAGAGCTCCGACGCGAAGATGGCGATCGAGATCGCCGACGATCAGGGACAGCGGGTGCGCCGGATCGAGCTGACCGGCGACGCGGGCACCCCCGGCGTCCATCGGATCGCGTGGGACCTGCGCCGCGATCCGCCGGCCGGCGCCCCGGCAGGCCGCGGCGGCCAGGGAGGCGGCGGCGGCTTCGGCGGGCGCGGCGGCAACGCCGGTGCCACCGTGCCCCAGGCCCGCTACACCGCGACGATCGGCACGATCACCGGAGAGACGTTCACCGCCGTCGGGAAGCCGGTGTCGTTCCTGGTCACGGCACTGCCACGGTGAATGCCAATCAGGGATTCTTCAGCTGGACCACGAAGACGTCCTGCCGCTTCGTGGTCGCGGCATCGCCCGTCGGATCCGTGCCGAGCGTCTTCTCCCAGTTGGACGTGAACATCAC from Vicinamibacterales bacterium harbors:
- a CDS encoding prolyl oligopeptidase family serine peptidase, with the translated sequence MKTMKRTLIVLLAVLTVSAGRPLAGGAPAVKGLHVPTMAQFMSAGYPLELVAAKRADRIAWIANDKGLRNVFTASAPGFRAVRVTSFMKDDGVDTTQLSMSDDGTIVSFTRGHTANREGWVASPEADPAGVERAIWAASTTGGAAWRLAAGQGGAISPDGRYVAYAKDGQIYRVPTAQAAPRTSEIDKGLKPYIRIWGINANPVWSPDSRKIAFVSARTDHSYIAVFDTATRKVTYMSPNVDRDTSPTWSADSTRIAFIRRPGTPFAQQSQSGVGGLGNPPGPAFNAAAQGRGGGRGGGGGGQGRGGRGGEAPEGQPQPQRPGLTNAFFPGGYDTAFWVADVKSGDAREFWHNAKDDRVFTGINAITWRGNHVVFQLEPEEWTRFYAIAVPERGGEAENTGPVAKPKLFGAADGSEAAVAAPISLTPQDGQIETYSFSGDGRFLYYGTNATDSERRHLWRVPVAGGTPEQVTRGDGIEHTPLLLPSGRYLAALTAAYNRPQSVAIFPAPAPSASALDSSAQKAIYPTLTREFPTDAHVMPQDVVINAPDGLQFHNQLFLPKDLRPGEKRPAIVFVHGGPVRQMLLGYHYMEVYHLFYGVNQWLASQGYVVLSVNYRGGIGYGRSFRTAPNTNARGNSEYQDVLAAGRYLQSRADVDPKRVGIWGLSYGGLLTAQALARNSDIFVAGVDMAGVHLYGNNLDPENLAYRSSAISEIANWKSPVFLIHGDDDRNVNFAQTVGLVNLLRAHNVPHEIMVQPDDTHETLLYKRWLPLWARMEAFLNKHLKKEPATSTQAVQR
- a CDS encoding peptidylprolyl isomerase codes for the protein MRSLVIAALLAAAASAQDPSPGEVLVRIETTLGRIEIAVDTRRAPITAGNFLKYVDGGFYDGGRFHRATRPDNYTPAPPDKPAMEIIQGGINPERRRDGFPPIPLERTSVTGLKHVVGTVSMARTPAADSARSDFFICLDEQPSLDFGGKRFDDAQGAGAFGRVVKGMDVVRRIQQQPVEKQALTPPVIIVRMSRMP